A single Patescibacteria group bacterium DNA region contains:
- a CDS encoding glycosyltransferase: MKGPFVSIIIPVKEINDYIREAVPKHLALDYPNFEVIVLPDKYEGGEEFEDDIRIIPTYPKTGPADKRDMGAEAAKGDILVFIDDDAYPRKDWLKNAVPYFENEKIAAVCGPGVTPPNDSVYKKVSGWVSASLLGGGNVTHRFIPQEKREVDDYPSMNLLVRKSDYEAVGGYDSHYWPGEDTKLCLDLTHGLGKKIVYDPEVLVYHHRRDIFVPHLRQNGRYGQHRGYFARALPETSFRLAYFVPSVFTLFLFLTPFLNLAISPFFSKISSLLITSYGLLVTIYFVLLLLTAVWVYEHECDWRVALLTIPAIFVTHIWYGIKFIQGLLSSELER, encoded by the coding sequence CGGTTAAAGAGATTAACGACTACATTCGCGAGGCGGTGCCTAAGCATTTGGCTTTGGATTATCCTAATTTTGAAGTAATTGTTCTGCCGGATAAATACGAGGGTGGGGAAGAGTTTGAGGATGATATTCGGATTATTCCCACCTATCCAAAAACTGGCCCGGCAGATAAACGGGACATGGGTGCAGAGGCGGCTAAGGGAGATATTTTAGTATTTATTGATGACGACGCTTACCCCCGCAAGGATTGGCTTAAAAACGCTGTCCCCTATTTTGAAAATGAAAAGATTGCTGCGGTTTGTGGGCCGGGAGTAACGCCGCCAAACGATAGTGTGTATAAAAAGGTTAGTGGTTGGGTTTCTGCTTCTCTACTCGGCGGAGGTAATGTTACACACCGCTTTATTCCCCAGGAAAAAAGGGAGGTAGATGATTACCCTTCCATGAATTTATTGGTGCGGAAAAGTGATTACGAAGCAGTAGGTGGGTATGATTCTCATTATTGGCCTGGCGAAGATACCAAACTTTGTTTGGATTTAACACACGGGCTTGGTAAAAAAATAGTTTATGATCCAGAAGTTTTGGTATATCACCACCGTCGGGACATTTTTGTGCCGCATCTGCGACAGAATGGGCGTTACGGTCAGCACCGGGGCTACTTTGCCAGAGCTTTACCTGAAACATCTTTTCGACTTGCCTATTTTGTGCCTTCAGTTTTTACCCTATTCCTGTTTCTGACCCCTTTTTTAAATTTGGCAATTTCTCCATTTTTCTCAAAAATTTCTTCTCTCCTTATTACTAGTTACGGGTTACTAGTTACTATTTACTTTGTCCTTCTTTTGTTGACAGCAGTTTGGGTTTACGAACACGAATGCGATTGGAGAGTTGCCCTTCTTACTATTCCCGCTATTTTCGTCACCCACATCTGGTACGGAATTAAATTTATCCAAGGTCTTTTATCGAGTGAGCTTGAGCGTTGA